The window GTTTCTGAGATTTCTTTTCTTTTTTGTGAAAGGAAGAAAAGAAATGACAGAAGACCATAGATTCCTTCATACTTTTTGAGTTTAACAAATTCATTTGCGTCAACAGTTTGCTGTTTTAATGTAGTTGTTTTATCTAAAGCAGCTGAAGTGAGACTTTCTGCTGCTTTGCCTGCATCTCCAACAATATGGAAGAGAGGACTAATTTCATTTACTTGCTCGTTGACGTTACCAAGCGTTGTATTGCTTGTTTGGAGAACTGTTGAAGTTTGATTTGTTACGCTGTCTAGCACTTCTGGTAGACGATCTGTCGTTTGTTGTAAACTTTCAAGTACAGTCGCTAACTTCTTTATTGGTTTCAATAAGAAAATGACGAGTATAGCAAATGCGATTCCGATAATGAGCACACCAATACCTAACCAATCCATATTGAATCACCTCATTTTTAAATTTATGATCTGTTTTTGCTTTGCGGTGCTGGTAAACGTTTGGGAATGGAGTCTTTTTCTTCCCATTCACTATGTCGCTTTTCCTTTTGGAAACGGTAATAGATCCGTGCCGCTGTTTCAGTCAGTACAGTCGCCTTTTCCATAAGATCACGATACTTTTCGGGAGGGACAGCAACTTCTTCTGAAATTGCGAGTATCGATTTATTCATATGATCTGTAGAGTTTCCGAGATTTTTTGCAGAATCGGATAGGCTATTTAATGATTGAAGTTTGTTTTCTGCATCTTCGGCAATCCGATTTGTCTTTTCCATCAATTGCTCGGATTTCTCAGTGATACCACCAAGCTTTGTCTCAACTCGTTTCAAAGTCTCGGAAACTTCCCCTATTGTCTGTTTTGCACTTTTCAATGTGATGATAACAAAAATTGCAATGAGCAATAAAGATAAGGCCCCAATGATGGCACTAACATACAAAAGTATCTCCATATAATACTTCATCTCCAATCTAAACTATTAAATTGTCTTTATCTATTTTGTACCACTATACAGTTATAGCTAAACACTTTCAATGATAATTGGTCCAGTGCATTTACGTCGGCTATAGTGAAACTCAAAAGAAGACATACAGGGAATAGAGGTTAAATCATTGCTTAAAATCCAAGAAAGCATATTTAATGGCTGAAATTTAAAAGATGCGTATATATAGTCCTCCGGAAGTCAATTCTAGAAACAATGTTAGTAATGAGGTGAGTTAGATGTTTAAAAAAAAACCAAAACTTTCTCCCGCAAAAAAACAGTCAGCTGTGGAAAGCGAAACGAATAATCAGCAAAGTACAGAAAAAAAGGAAAGTACGGAAAGTACTGTGTCCCCTTTAGGGAAAGATTTTATTCAAGCAGTAACGAACGCTGTTCATAATACATCTGATTTAATTGTTAAACCAATCCCCCCGAATCTTACGCTCATTTATATAGATACTTTAGTGGACAATGAAGTATTAAAAGATCATATTATTCTGGACTTACTTAGAAGCAGAAATGACTCACCGGAACAAATTTTTTCTGTTCTATCAGTACCTGAGTTGGAACTATCTAACAAAATAGATGAAATCATATCTGCAATGATGAACGGAACAGTACTAATTCATATAGAAGGGCACTCGCAAGTTGTGTTGGCAAATATCCCTACAAATGAATCCCGGTCCTTAGCAGCGCCGGAAAATGAATCCCAAGTAATCGGTTCTCAAGTTGGTTTTAATGAAAGTCTTACTACGAATGTCTCTTTGATTCGGAGGTATATAAAAAATCCGAATCTATGCAATGAAAAGTTAGTAGTTGGAAAACAATCGAAGACAACGGTTACAATGTTGTACATTAAAGACGTTGCTTCCGATGAAATGGTGAATACGCTAAGGCAAAGGATTAGCGACCTTGAAGTTGATTCGGTATTAGATAGCTCGATTCTTGAACAGCTAATAGATGATAACTCTTTATCGATTTTTCCTCAAATGTTACTGACGGAAAGACCGGACAAGTTTTGTGCTGAACTGCTGAATGGGAAATTGGGCGTTATTGTGGATGGCAGTGCGCTCGCAATAATTAGCCCTCATTCATTTCTTGAGTTTTTCCAAAGTCAGGAAGATCAAAATCTTCGATGGCAGATTGCTACGTTTGCCCGGCTATTAAGGTTTGGTGCAGTCGTACTATCTGTTTTTTTAACCCCTTTATATGTAGCAGCCTTAACATTTCATTATGAGGTCATCCCGCAAACGCTCTTAGTCCCGTTAAGTGAATCAAGAGCTTTAGTTCCTTTCCCACCTATATTTGAGGCGTTGCTGTTAGAACTTATAATTGAGTTGCTTAGGGAGGCAGGAGTCAGGTTACCGTCGAAGGTTGGTCAAACAATCGGTATCGTTGGTGGTATCGTGATTGGTACTGCTGCTGTACAAGCAGGGATTACGAGTAATATTTTAATTATCATTGTCGCCTTAGGAGCATTGTCGTCGTTCACAACCCCAAGTTACATGATGGGTAATGTCATCAGAATCATTCGCTTCCCGTTGATAGTATTAGCAGGACTATGGGGTTTTTACGGCATTATGCTGGGACTTTGTTTTATTCTGATACATCTTTTGCGTCAAAAAAGTTTGGGTTCTCCGTACACAGCACCTTTTTATCCACCTCGACTGCTTGATTGGCGTGATAGTCTGATCAGATTACCGTTGCCGTTTACATTTAAGCGACCTTCAAATACAAGACCAGAGGATGAAGACAAATATGAACCTGAACCCATAAATCCCGAGAAAAATGAACAGAAGGTGAAATAAGTGAAAAATACCATTCAAATTGGTCCCAGTGATACGATTAATGCTTTTCTCCTTTTTTTCATCATTCATACCGCGCAAATCGGGATCGGAATACAAGGATTTCAGCGGATTATATACCAAGACGCGAAACATGATGCATGGATTCCGGTACTACTTGCAGGGCTTGCCACCCATATCATCGCAATTTTCATGATTAAAACGTTAGAAATATACGGTTCAAATGACTTATATGGTATTCATCAAGATGTATTTGGGAAATGGATAGGGAATTTTTTTAATATAATTTATATTATTTATTGTTCAGCTGCGTTTTTGGCCGTTTTAAGGAACTATATTGAAGTCGTTCAAACATGGGTGTTTCCAGATTTGAATACTTGGTTTCTTACGGCTACATTGCTGCTAATCGTGATGTATACGTTTACGGGCGGTTTACGGGTAATTGTGGGTGTTTCTTTTTTTAGTTTTGTGCTTTCCATATGGCTGTTCCCAATGTTGGCTTATCCGATGAAGTCTATAGAATCCCGAAGTCTTCTCCCTTTTTTGGAGGCCAATTTGGGCGGAATATTAAAAGGTGTAAAGTCTATGACATTTACGGTTATTGGATTTGAAATATTATATGTGATTTATCCTTTTGTAAAGGATAAAGAGAATACAAAAAAACATGTTCATCTTGCTTTATTCGTAACGACCTTGATTTATCTCGCCGTTATGTTGGTTACGCTAACTTACTTCAGTGGGGAACAATTAACTAAGACCATTTGGGCGACATTGTCTTTGTTCAGTATTGTTAAACTTCCATTCGTGGAACGATTTGAGTATATAGTGGTTTGTTTTTGGATGTTAATTATTTTGCCGAACCTTTGTCTTTTTTTATGGGCTACTTTTCGCGGAACTAGACGCCTGGTAAAGGTAAGTGCGACTAAATTCGTCTGGGGATTTTCATTCATCATGTTCATTATAAGTATAGCGTTTAAGACTCGACCCCAAATAAATACATTTAATAATTACTATGGCCAGGTGGCGTTTTATATTGTTTTTGTTTACCCAATCATCTTGTATGTATTAGCAGTGGCAAAAAAGAAATTTAAATCGCGTAAGGAGCAAAAAGAATGAAAAAAAAACATTTTTTTTTACTACTATTATTTCTCTGCGTCGGTTTGGTCGGGTGTGCAGAAACAAATCTTCTTGAGAGGGTAGGCCTAGCAACGTTGATTGGCTATGATTTTGGCAAGGAGGAAGTAGTGGAGACTACGGCGGTTGTTCGCCAGGTGAGCACGGAATTACAAAGTAAAGTTGCAATTATTACCGCTGAAAACGACACAAGTCAAGGAACGCGCGCAAAAATCAATCGCAGGGCAGCTAAAAAGATAATGTCAGGACAATTGAGAGGGGGGTTATTCGGTGAGGAATTTGCCAAGGCAGGCATTGGTCATTATATTGATACCTTTTTGAAAAATCCCGCTATAAGTGGGGGAATGCTTTTCGCAGTGGTTGAGGGCGAGACGAGACCATTACTTGAATACCAATACCCAAATATCGATGACATTGGTGAACATGTCTATAATATGTTAAAACAAAACATCGATAATGAGCAGGTGGTTTCATCTGCGCTTCATGAACTAGCCCATGATTATTATTCCATTGGCAGAGAAATTGCGCTACCCATTATTAGAAGAGAGGAGGAGTTATTGGAGATCTCTGGAATTGCTTTGTTTAAAAAGGGCAAAATGGTTGGTAAACTTCCTGTTGAGGATAGTTTTTACGTAAAGCTAAGTAGAGATGATTATCATGCTGGAACCTATGAATTGAAAATTAAAGGCGATGATTTACCTTCATCTTTGATGAAGAATCCTCCTGATGAAATTAGTTTGGTATTCGATCCGATTAAAACGCATAAAGATGTGAAGTTAGTCAATCCAACAACTCCCGAATTTAATCTACGCCTCTCCGTGCAAGCAAGAATACTGGAAATAAAACCAAATATTAATGCAGGGAAAGCTGAAAACACGGAAGAACTTGAAAAAGCAATCAGTAAGAGCCTGTCGAGTGAAATCTCAAGGGTTATTGCCTACTGTCAGAAAATTGATTCGGATGTTTTTGGATATGGTGATCATTATAGAAGTTCTGTACGTCATTCTAAACTGACGGAAGAGAAATGGCATGAGTTGTACAAGAAAATGAAAGTTAACGTTGATGTTGACTTTACACTACTTAGAAGTGGAGTCTTTGAATGATGGATACTAAACTTATTTTGAATGGTTACCTGTCATGACAGACAGGAAGTTGTGGAAAAACCTTTCATAATCTAAGTCATATGCAATACGGTGGTTTGTTCCGTTATTGACAAGTTGGGCTTCAGGCTGTATCTCTGCAATACTTTGCCCCCTTGTGAGTCCTTCTAGTTGTTGCCCAATTTCGATAGGGTAAGACTTGAACGTGAACATTTCGGGATGTATCACCGCAATAAGTGTCAGTACATCATGCACGGGGCTTCCTTGAAGAGTTGGATCCCGTTCTTGATAAAATTCAGTGTAAAAGTCCATTAGCGGTTTAAAGATAGCAGTTTTTCCAAAGTAATCAATATAATCGACCATGTCAGGTGTGACAATCGCTTTTTGTGTTGCATTTAACGGGACGATAGTGACATTTTCAGCGGATGAAAGAACGATTTTTACGGCGATAGGATCCGCATGGAAGTTTGCCTCTGCAGCACTTGTGACATTACCAGGAACACAGAATGCGCCTCCCATAATATAATACTCTTTTACATTGCTCATTAAATCTTTATAAAGAATGAACATCGTAGCAAGTGAAGTTAGACGGCCTATATTTACGATAATCAACTCATCTTTATACTTTTTGATTATATTTACAATCTCCAGGAAGTTTTCAATGATCAATTCAGGCCCATCTGGAACGATGGGTCCAAGGCCGTGCACACCATGAATTTCAGGATAGTAAGTAGGTTGTTCTGCAGTCATCGGAGCCTTCGCACCGCTTATGACCGGGATATCTTTAGAAAAATTGAGCAAGTTAAACAAGTAATGGATGTTTGCAATTGCATCATCCCTTGATACATTTCCATAATCGGCCACCACTCCGACAATATCAATTTCATCATTCAAGTGAGCGTAGATTAAGGCTACTGTATCGTCAATTCCAATATCCCCAATTAAAAGAACTTTTTTTGCCAATAGAAACTCTCCTTTCATATACGTTTTTACTGAACTGGATAAATGTGCTCCATTTGTGTATTCCCATAGTATGTGTCGGCAGGACCTTTCGTATCCACACAGACTTTTCGTTAAATCCTATTAGCCTATATTATGGTGAAAGGGACCAGTATGCTACATCAACCTGTTGGTTCAAAGATCGTGTAAAACATGGCGTGAAATTTGAGTGATGCTTGCAGTGCACGGGTGCCCTAAACGGAAAAACTATGAAAAAGAACCTTGGATGTTCCAAGGTTCTTTTCATAGTTTTTTAAATCCTTCAATATAGGTTTGTCGAATACTCGCAATAATTTCTTCTTTACTGAAACTCATTTCATTTTTTTGATGAAGGAATAAGTCAGGACTTAAGGCTGCTACTAATGTGTGTGCAGTCAAAGTTGTATGCAGCTTCACTATTTCACCATTATTAATCGACTTTAAGTATAAGTCAGAAATAATTTTGTGCAGGTAAAGAAAGATGGGGTGGTGGAATTGTAACAGTTGTAACTCACGGCTGTATTCTATTTTGATAATGACGAGCATGGAGGCTTTGTCATCAATATAGTCTGCAATTTTGGTAATTACATTATCCAATTGTTCCAAAGGGGTTAAGGTCTTCTCGGTTGTGGTAAGTAATAAATCAAGTTCTTTCAAGAAGTTCTGCGTATTGCTGCTTAGGATTTCCATGCAGATTTCACCCTTATGGGAATAGCGGCGATATAGGGTGGCTTGCCCAATAGCGGCGGCTTTTGCAATTTGGTGCATCGTGACATTTTCAATTCCATACTCATTGAACAGTTTTTTTGCTGCAGTTACAATTCGATTTCGGTATTCTTCAGAGTTTTTTTGACCACTGCTCATTAGGGTCGATTCTTTTTTAACTAGGTCTGTTTCATTTTCGTTTACCCGCTCGGTCATTGTGAAATCCTCCATTCTGTTTTTAAAGCGAATCTATAGAGTAGATAAGTTGCGTTTGACAAACCGGACAGTTGTCCGTATTATATTTCTAGAGGACAGTTGTCCGGTTTCATTGTAACATTCCGCACAAATTGCAGTCAAACAGACTTCACACAAATCAGGGGGATTATAGATGGAGAAGAACGTGGCACCAGAAGAATTTCGGATTAGAAGTATCATCGTACCTTTGCTAGCTATTATTGCAGGGGTGTTCATGGTTGTCCTTAATAGTACATCCATGAATGTTGCGTTAACTACATTATTGAAAGATTTAAATACTGACTTTCCTACAATTCAATGGACAGTCACTGGTTATATGTTAGCCCAAGCTTCTGTAATCCCGTTAGCAGGTTGGTTGTCTGACCGATTTGGAGCAAAAGCGGTGTTTTTAAGTTCCATAACTCTATTTACAATTGCATCTATTTTATGTACAATTCCGAATAGTGCCGGCTGGCTTATCGCTTTCCGTATTGTTCAAGGACTTGGCGGCGGTTGTGTAATCCCAGTTGCAATGGCATATGTGTACAGACTTAGTCCACAGCATAAAGTCGGGACTGTCATGGCTATGATGGGGATTCCGATTTTATTTGCGCCGGCAATTGGACCGGTTCTTTCAGGCTGGCTGGTAGAATTCTACTCATGGAGATGGCTTTTCCTCATTAACATTCCAGTGGGAATCATCTCTATATTGATTGGTCTAAAAACGTTGCCAAAAGTGGAACGTCAAACGGTAGCAGGAATAGATTTGCCTGGTATGATTCTTGCTCCTATCGCTTTCGCCGGATTGTCCTATGGTGTAATTGAAGGGGCGACTAGTTGGACTTCTGTAAATACAATTGCAGGTCTCGTAATCGGCGGAATAGCTTTAATAGCCTTTATCATCAGGGAGCTATCGATTGAAACGCCGCTACTAGATCTTCGAGTCTTCCGTTCAATCGATTTTTCGATTGGAATTATCGTGCAATGGATTGGTCAGTTTGCGCTATTCGGGGCAATCTTCCTTCTTCCACAATTTCTTCAGCAAGCAAGAGGTTTTGGTGCATTTGATACGGGAATGATTTTACTGCCACAGGCGATAGCTTCGATGATTGTAATGCCGATTGCAGGTTACTTGTTTGACAGGATAGGTGTTCGTTGGCTTGTTGTTATCGGACTTGGTCTCGTTTCAGGAGCCACTTATCAATATTCACAAGTGGACGTGACGACTACCGGGAAAGATTTGCTAATACCGTTAATCATGGCCGGTGCAGGTATGGGAATGATGACAATGCCTATGAATACACATCTATTCAATATGGCGCCGCGTCATTTGGTCAGCCGAGTGACGTCACTGACGAATTCCATGCAGCAGGTGATCAATTCATTATCTGTCGCAGCTTTGGTAACGATTTTATCAGCACATGTGACCCTTAGAACTGATGAATTAAAAGAAGCAGCCCAATCAGCTACGGGAACAGTTTCTCCGACACCAGAGAGCATGCAGCAGGCAATGGCAGAAGTAGCCGCAAATTCGTTCGGTGATACATTTGGATTCATGGTGATTGTTGCGATTATTGGAGCGGCTTTAGGACTATTATTGCGCCGTCATAAGACATCTTCTTGAGTCGGCGAAATCAGGGGAAATTCGGAGTGACAGTCACCAAGTCAAATTTGACACTATTCAGAAAAAATGCCCATCTGCTCATCCATTTTAAAAAGGGCGGAGGATAAGACGATGTAGAAAGAAGAAACGGGACCCCCTGCGCAGTTAAGCTCGTAGAGGAGTTCCGTTTCTTGCTTTTATACCTTTTCCACAAACTTGGATTGTTTTAGCCACTTCTATATCGTACTTCCGGTCTTCTGTGGGATATGATTGGTCAGAGTTGATATATGATCAATCTTAACCATTGTCATTCAACGGGATACATTGCGTTGGATGGGTGTTTAGTGAAACAGATCTGATTCCTTGGACTTGGTCAATAGATGCTTTGTTTTTTTATTTATCCGTTCTTTCAGGAAAGTACCGAATAGCAGGAATGCTAGACCGACACCTGCTAAGAATATAAGATCGATGCTTACTCTTCTCCAGACGATTCCGCCCACTGCTTCACGCATTAAGTCAACGGCGTATGTGAATGGAAGCGCGGGATTAATAAATTGGAAAAATTCCGGTAGTAAAACAACTGGATAAGTCCCGCCTGATCCGGAAATTTGCAAAACAAGCATAATGATGGAAAGGGCTTTTCCAACATTCCCAAACACGGAAACAAGTGTATAGACAATTGAAACGAAAATAAGGCTGATAAATAGCCCGAATACGACAAACCAAAATGGATTATGGACCTTTACACCAATCAGGACGATGTCTCCGATCGTCACAATCAAGGTCTGGAGAAATCCAATTGCCCAAAACGTGAGAAAACGTCCGAAATATATCTCCTTAACGATATAATTGTCACCTTGCATTGTGTCAACTGCAAGTAAGGAAATGAGCAATAAACAGCCGACCCAAATGGAGAGCACTGTATAGAAAGGGGTCATTCCTGTGCCGTAGTTTTCAATAGGGAATAATTTATTTTCATTCAAAACGATCGGTTCTTCAAAAAAGGAACGTTCCGCTTGCGGGTCATTTTGGAGAAGCTGTATGATCTCATTGATTTCCACTTCGCCTTGAACTTTTCGGATACGTTCTGCAAGTTGTTTTACCTTGTCATTAACATAAGGAAATTCCCCAAGGACAGTTTCAATCATTTTCTTTCCATCGCCGACATGAACGTCTGTATTACTGATAATCTGAATGGCCTCAGGAAGGGTCGAATGAATACCATTTAATATTCCTTTAGCTTCGAGCACTGTGTTCTTTGCGTTTCCAATTTCAGCGAGTACCCGAGGTTCTATTGTTTGCTTATATTCTTTAATGAATGCATCTAATTTGATAGAAGTAGTAGCAGCGATTTTCTGCAATTCGTCAATAGCTTCTTTAAATTGCTGCTGTTTGCCTTGAACGATTGCGTTGACATTTTGCACATTTCCTTGAATTTCCTGAAGGTAACTTTTTAGGACTGCAGTTTTTTGAATGGCTTCGTCAAGCTGCTCTTGCCCTCTAAAAGAAGTAATAGCAGAAGATTCTTCGTCTGTTGACGGAGAGGATTGCGAAGCATTCATGTCGCTAAGAAGTTTTAAATCCGCTTCGACAGTTCCAACTGTATCAATTGCTTGTAGCATTCTTTGTTCAAGCTGTTTTTTTACATTTTCCAATTCAGTGAAATTAAGGTCAACAGATTGAACTTTCTTTAGAAAGTCATTGGATTCGGCAGAAATCTCTTGTACGGTCTTTAAATCTTTGTTTATCTTCGGAGCCATTTCATTCAGTTTTTTTTCAGCCTTCGTAAGAAAGTCTGCGGTGCTATTGAGCTTCGAAAGCCCGTCGGCTGTTAACCGTTGAACATCAGGCATTAGGTTCTGCGCTTTACGAATGATCTTTTGTGCAGATTTAGTATCGGTTAATGATTCGTTCAGCAATTTATTGATAACAGGTAGATTTTTTTCCAAATCAAAAATATACCGCTCAAATTTTTGAATGTCCGGCAAGTCATTTTCAATTTCAATGCCTATTTCATTGAAAATAGTAAAAATGACGCCATTTACTGTCGATATGAATTCTCCACTCATTTGGTCTACAATAACACTAGCGCCTTTTTCAGTGATTTTCGGGGCAATGGAATTAATCTTTTCATTAACAAAATAATCCATTTCTGCTTTTTGGGGTCTATCGGTAATGACGGAAGACAACTTTTCGGAAAAATCCTCAGGAATAATAATGACGGCAAAGTAATCACCGTACTCCACTTTCTCCATCGCTTCCTTCCTGTTAGTGAATATCCATCCCATATCCTTATTCGTTTTTAATGTTTCAACAAGCTGTTCTCCAACATCGATTCGGTCTCCGCGTACAGTTGCCCCGCTATCCTCATTGACAACTGCAATTGGCATTTGGCTGGTTTGTGAATAAGGGTCCCATGATGCGATGATATTTAGCCATGCATAGAGGGAAGGGAGGAAAATAAGTCCGCCTATAAGAATTGCTGCCATCCAATTCTTACTTGTATTTTTGATGTCTGAAGTAAATATTCCCCATGCATTCTTCATAGAATCGCCTCCCTATAATCTTGTAATTCACTTTCCCTTTTATTAATTCAATTATTCAATATTATGAGGAAAATATTAAGTCGTTGGAGGGGGTGAGGGAAGAGCAAACATATATCAACGCATATCTTTTTATGTAAACGACTGAAATTCTGATTGACAGCTTGTTCTCAACGTCGACTTACTTGATTTGGATAGTAATAGTCCTGTCTGTCCCATGTTTCCCAAAGTGTGAGCATAAAATACCCGAGAAAGCTGAAACAACAAGTTAAGAGGGGGTGAGCCTGTTACGATTATTCTATAAAAACGTCTCTAATGAATACAGAGGTTAAGTACTATTGAGGATGTCTGCCTTAACTTAAAGTAAAATGAACCTTTTCATATGCTGTTGTGTCTAATTCATAAGAACGGTTGAAAAGGGGGATTGTATGGATGAAATCGACCTAGCGAAAAGAGCTAAAAAACATGATACACAAGCGTTTTTATTGCTGATGGCTCTTTATAAAGAAACGCTTTACCGAACGGCTTTTTCATTTTTGAAAAATGAGCATGATGCCATAGAAGCACTTCAGGAAGTAACCGTGCGCGCCTATAAAAAAATACATACTGTGAAAGAGCCAAAGTATATGAAGACTTGGCTTGTCAGAATCATGATGAACTACTGCCAAGACCAACTAAAATATAAACAGCGTTTTACCTTTAGCCAAGAATTATATGAAATCGAAGCTGAACTCAATTTCACACATCTTGAAATCGAAGAAGCCCTCTCCAAGTTACCAGACGCGGGACAACGATTGATTCACCTGAAGTATTTTCAAGATGTTAAAAATAAAGACATAGCCGTCAGTGAGAACATACCGGAAGGAACGGTCAAATCGAGATTGCATCATGCATTAAAAGCATTGCGAAAATACCTTTCAGAGGAAGGGGAATCAGATCATGTTTGAACATGAAAAAAAGCAGTTGGAAGCGTATCGAGCGAAACTGGAGGAAGTGCCCATCCAAGCCGACAAATTGAATAAAGCAATCGAAATGGGTGTTCATATAGCTGAAGCGGATGTCCGAGAAATGAAACGGAAGAGGAGGAAATTCATATGGTCATTTGCAACTGTTGCCATACTTGTTCTTGCCTTTGCAACAACGATCCGAATTTCGCCAGCATTTGCAAATGCCGTTTCTGCAATACCTGGGATGGGGAAAATTATCGAGCTTCTTCAATATGATAAAGGGATGCAAGCAATTGTGGATAATGATTACTATCAATCCGTTCATGCCAGCCAGATGAAGGATGATCTGACAATCACAATTGATGGCGTTATATTGGATGAAACAGGAATGGTCATTTCCTATACACTTGAAGCACCCTTTTCGCTCGAACAAATTAACTATAAAAAGATTAAGTTGTTCCAAAACGGTGAGGAAATTCCTTACGCCGCTATGTCATATAACGAACCCGATCAAAAGCATGACAACCGTAAAGAAGATGTGATTAACTTTTTATTTAACGGTAAACAAGAATATGCCACACAGGACTTTGTACTGGAAATTGAAGTAGATAATACTCAGAAAACTACTTTTTCACTGCCTTTTAATGTGCCGCAAGATGTGAAAAAAGGAAAAGTTTATACAGTAAATCAAAAAGTCGAAGTTGAAAATCAAAAAATAATGATCCTATCAGTCACGGTCCATCCACTGCGAGTTGAAGTGAAAATTGCATTTGACGAATTGAATGCGATGAAAATATTGAATTTTGAAGACATGCGGATTGAAGATGAAAAAGGAGAAGTTTGGAGTAAAATCCAAAATGGCGTAAATGGTTTGGGCCCAGGAGAAAATGAGCAAATACTTTATTTGCAAAGTAATTATTTTGAACAGCCGAAACAACTTCATTTCAAGTTTAATAAAATCCAAGCTTTGCCGAAGGAAGAATCATTTCTGCTTGTAGATGTGGAAACGAAGAAAGTATTGAAACAACCTTCAGTCGGAAAAATCGAAGTTTCAAAAATTACACAAAATAACATTGAAATCCGGATGCCGGCGGGCAAGGAAGAATTCAACTTTTTCC of the Sporosarcina sp. FSL K6-1508 genome contains:
- a CDS encoding DUF948 domain-containing protein; translated protein: MDWLGIGVLIIGIAFAILVIFLLKPIKKLATVLESLQQTTDRLPEVLDSVTNQTSTVLQTSNTTLGNVNEQVNEISPLFHIVGDAGKAAESLTSAALDKTTTLKQQTVDANEFVKLKKYEGIYGLLSFLFFLSQKRKEISETILEPKSN
- a CDS encoding DUF948 domain-containing protein, with the translated sequence MKYYMEILLYVSAIIGALSLLLIAIFVIITLKSAKQTIGEVSETLKRVETKLGGITEKSEQLMEKTNRIAEDAENKLQSLNSLSDSAKNLGNSTDHMNKSILAISEEVAVPPEKYRDLMEKATVLTETAARIYYRFQKEKRHSEWEEKDSIPKRLPAPQSKNRS
- a CDS encoding spore germination protein, which translates into the protein MFKKKPKLSPAKKQSAVESETNNQQSTEKKESTESTVSPLGKDFIQAVTNAVHNTSDLIVKPIPPNLTLIYIDTLVDNEVLKDHIILDLLRSRNDSPEQIFSVLSVPELELSNKIDEIISAMMNGTVLIHIEGHSQVVLANIPTNESRSLAAPENESQVIGSQVGFNESLTTNVSLIRRYIKNPNLCNEKLVVGKQSKTTVTMLYIKDVASDEMVNTLRQRISDLEVDSVLDSSILEQLIDDNSLSIFPQMLLTERPDKFCAELLNGKLGVIVDGSALAIISPHSFLEFFQSQEDQNLRWQIATFARLLRFGAVVLSVFLTPLYVAALTFHYEVIPQTLLVPLSESRALVPFPPIFEALLLELIIELLREAGVRLPSKVGQTIGIVGGIVIGTAAVQAGITSNILIIIVALGALSSFTTPSYMMGNVIRIIRFPLIVLAGLWGFYGIMLGLCFILIHLLRQKSLGSPYTAPFYPPRLLDWRDSLIRLPLPFTFKRPSNTRPEDEDKYEPEPINPEKNEQKVK
- a CDS encoding GerAB/ArcD/ProY family transporter produces the protein MKNTIQIGPSDTINAFLLFFIIHTAQIGIGIQGFQRIIYQDAKHDAWIPVLLAGLATHIIAIFMIKTLEIYGSNDLYGIHQDVFGKWIGNFFNIIYIIYCSAAFLAVLRNYIEVVQTWVFPDLNTWFLTATLLLIVMYTFTGGLRVIVGVSFFSFVLSIWLFPMLAYPMKSIESRSLLPFLEANLGGILKGVKSMTFTVIGFEILYVIYPFVKDKENTKKHVHLALFVTTLIYLAVMLVTLTYFSGEQLTKTIWATLSLFSIVKLPFVERFEYIVVCFWMLIILPNLCLFLWATFRGTRRLVKVSATKFVWGFSFIMFIISIAFKTRPQINTFNNYYGQVAFYIVFVYPIILYVLAVAKKKFKSRKEQKE
- a CDS encoding Ger(x)C family spore germination protein, with amino-acid sequence MKKKHFFLLLLFLCVGLVGCAETNLLERVGLATLIGYDFGKEEVVETTAVVRQVSTELQSKVAIITAENDTSQGTRAKINRRAAKKIMSGQLRGGLFGEEFAKAGIGHYIDTFLKNPAISGGMLFAVVEGETRPLLEYQYPNIDDIGEHVYNMLKQNIDNEQVVSSALHELAHDYYSIGREIALPIIRREEELLEISGIALFKKGKMVGKLPVEDSFYVKLSRDDYHAGTYELKIKGDDLPSSLMKNPPDEISLVFDPIKTHKDVKLVNPTTPEFNLRLSVQARILEIKPNINAGKAENTEELEKAISKSLSSEISRVIAYCQKIDSDVFGYGDHYRSSVRHSKLTEEKWHELYKKMKVNVDVDFTLLRSGVFE
- a CDS encoding nucleoside hydrolase, giving the protein MAKKVLLIGDIGIDDTVALIYAHLNDEIDIVGVVADYGNVSRDDAIANIHYLFNLLNFSKDIPVISGAKAPMTAEQPTYYPEIHGVHGLGPIVPDGPELIIENFLEIVNIIKKYKDELIIVNIGRLTSLATMFILYKDLMSNVKEYYIMGGAFCVPGNVTSAAEANFHADPIAVKIVLSSAENVTIVPLNATQKAIVTPDMVDYIDYFGKTAIFKPLMDFYTEFYQERDPTLQGSPVHDVLTLIAVIHPEMFTFKSYPIEIGQQLEGLTRGQSIAEIQPEAQLVNNGTNHRIAYDLDYERFFHNFLSVMTGNHSK
- a CDS encoding TetR/AcrR family transcriptional regulator, coding for MTERVNENETDLVKKESTLMSSGQKNSEEYRNRIVTAAKKLFNEYGIENVTMHQIAKAAAIGQATLYRRYSHKGEICMEILSSNTQNFLKELDLLLTTTEKTLTPLEQLDNVITKIADYIDDKASMLVIIKIEYSRELQLLQFHHPIFLYLHKIISDLYLKSINNGEIVKLHTTLTAHTLVAALSPDLFLHQKNEMSFSKEEIIASIRQTYIEGFKKL